The following are encoded in a window of Magnolia sinica isolate HGM2019 chromosome 11, MsV1, whole genome shotgun sequence genomic DNA:
- the LOC131219114 gene encoding B3 domain-containing protein At1g49475-like, whose protein sequence is MVTHHTHPLLPPPSPPHSHPLLPPPPPPPPPPPPLSLSQMQKKERETKKASFFKVMVGDFDEKMRIPLQFVRAFRRELCSIDAATLHGPCSPAWRVRLKEEDGQMFFRRGWKEFIKHHDVNQGYFLDFRFDGQSHFNVEVFDTSCCEKKYDCADEGFNSSDSSKDSLEIFLGTQRHKYLRRTKNRKNFSASQHSIDRSQPSDAMKRKKSKSEKKQKKEWNKKERSHERNEVEQCLSGSESSSFELSESGGNQETETGNPLFT, encoded by the exons ATGGTCACGCATCATACACATCCCCTTCTACCACCACCATCACCTCCACATTCACATCCCCTTCTACCACCACCGccacctcctcctcctcctcctcctcctctctctctctctcaaatgcaGAAGAAGGAAAGGGAAACGAAGAAAGCATCCTTCTTTAAGGTGATGGTAGGAGATTTTGACGAGAAAATG CGGATCCCCTTGCAGTTTGTTCGTGCTTTCCGGAGGGAATTATGTAGCATTGACGCTGCCACTCTGCATGGTCCCTGCAGCCCCGCTTGGCGTGTCAGATTGAAGGAGGAGGATGGCCAGATGTTTTTTCGACGTGGATGGAAGGAATTCATCAAACACCATGATGTAAACCAaggttattttttggattttagaTTTGACGGGCAATCCCATTTCAATGTTGAAGTGTTTGACACAAGCTGTTGCGAGAAGAAGTATGATTGCGCTGATGAAGGTTTCAATTCAAGTGATTCAAGCAAAGATTCATTGGAAATATTTCTAGGTACTCAGCGCCATAAATATTTGCGTCGAACAAAAAATAGGAAGAACTTTTCAGCATCACAACACTCGATCGATCGTTCCCAGCCGTCCGATGCAATGAAGAGAAAGAAGTCAAAGAGTGAAAAGAAGCAGAAAAAAGAGTGGAACAAGAAAGAACGATCTCATGAGAGAAACGAAGTGGAACAATGTCTGAGTGGCTCGGAAAGCTCCAGTTTTGAACTTTCAGAGAGTGGAGGGAATCAAGAAACCGAAACTGGTAACCCCCTCTTTACTTGA